A stretch of the Neodiprion lecontei isolate iyNeoLeco1 chromosome 4, iyNeoLeco1.1, whole genome shotgun sequence genome encodes the following:
- the LOC107221404 gene encoding ubiquitin carboxyl-terminal hydrolase MINDY-3 homolog isoform X3, with the protein MTEIVARAADSLQPRYCIVRTMGPQGYGTTSMNCENISNKVPDLKSPEENKKNDQHHQETTNSMENRLELEPDIFHSQLRIFTIDNMDELKKYFTDQIDMMKNQFGILLFLYTVVCTKGLAGMQSEMSDPMEPLIDSTYGYGSQSLINLMLTGRAVSHVWDHDQDVGGLKLQGIDKQNSVGFLAFLEHLRYCEVGTFLKAPSHPIWVLGSDTHLTVLFSSERRLVSPETPADQARRVFKKFDPEGNNFISSNLLQDVLAELDLVADTEYVEIMRKKLDSESLGIILLAAFMDEFFPEDPRTCPDTFVLFHYNGLPRSNLENKVTYRRGQAVLLECTVKCILDSNPMLTVLQTKWPSIEVQWDKEQTPSVN; encoded by the exons ATGACGGAAATAGTAGCACGTGCCGCGGACAGCCTGCAACCTAGATACTGTATAGTTCGAACAATGGGACCGCAAGGGTACGGCACGACATCTATGAATTGTGAAAACATTTCGAACAAGGTACCAGACCTGAAATCTCCTGaggaaaataagaagaatgaCCAACACCACCAGGAGACAACAAACTCAATGGAAAATAGACTGGAGCTAGAACccgacatttttcattcgcaatTGAG gataTTCACGATTGATAATATGgatgagttgaaaaaatacttcACTGACCAAATTGATATGATGAAAAATCAGTTTGGCATTTTATTATTCCTATACACGGTAGTTTGTACGAAAGGTCTTGCAGGAATGCAATCAGAAATGTCTGACCCCATGGAGCCACTCATAGACTCGACTTACGGCTACGGCAGTCAAAGTTTGATCAACTTAATGCTTACTGGGCGCGCGGTCAGCCACGTATGGGACCATGATCAAGATGTTGGAGGGCTTA AACTTCAAGGTATAGACAAGCAGAACTCGGTTGGTTTTTTAGCCTTTTTAGAGCACCTGAGATATTGCGAAGTTGGAACATTTCTAAAGGCCCCTTCGCATCCGATATGGGTTCTTGGTTCTGATACACATCTAACTGTACTATTTTCCTCTGAAAGAAGGCTGGTGAGTCCTGAAACACCTGCGGATCAGGCTCGGAGGGTATTCAAGAAGTTTGACCCCGaaggaaataattttatatcatCCAATCTGTTGCAAGATGTCCTTGCCGAACTCGATCTCGTAGCTGACACAGAGTA tGTTGAGataatgaggaaaaaattggaCAGCGAATCTCTAGGAATTATTCTGCTAGCAGCTTTCatggatgaattttttcccgaAGATCCTCGTACTTGTCCTGACACATTTGTGTTGTTCCACTACAACGGTTTGCCACGAAGCAACCTAGAAAACAAAGTCACATATCGGAGAGGACAAGCTGTGCTGCTAGAATGTACAGTCAAATGTATTTTAGATAGCAATCCGATGTTGACGGTATTGCAAACTAAATGGCCGAGCATCGAGGTACAGTGGGACAAAGAACAGACACCCAGTGTCAACTAg
- the LOC107221404 gene encoding ubiquitin carboxyl-terminal hydrolase MINDY-3 homolog isoform X1 produces the protein MAGNLANDTDLVQEIKTLLWGPSVKYDVFKQWSQGFFFSNDEPTALVQAEGGPCAVIAPVQAFILKELLLESDITSWKEVGTEQCNFLLVKAMTEIVARAADSLQPRYCIVRTMGPQGYGTTSMNCENISNKVPDLKSPEENKKNDQHHQETTNSMENRLELEPDIFHSQLRIFTIDNMDELKKYFTDQIDMMKNQFGILLFLYTVVCTKGLAGMQSEMSDPMEPLIDSTYGYGSQSLINLMLTGRAVSHVWDHDQDVGGLKLQGIDKQNSVGFLAFLEHLRYCEVGTFLKAPSHPIWVLGSDTHLTVLFSSERRLVSPETPADQARRVFKKFDPEGNNFISSNLLQDVLAELDLVADTEYVEIMRKKLDSESLGIILLAAFMDEFFPEDPRTCPDTFVLFHYNGLPRSNLENKVTYRRGQAVLLECTVKCILDSNPMLTVLQTKWPSIEVQWDKEQTPSVN, from the exons ATGGCTGGTAATTTAGCTAACGACACAGACCtcgtacaagaaattaaaacactGCTATGGGGTCCTTCTGTCAAATACGACGTCTTCAAACAGTGGTCTCAAG gatttttttttagcaatgaCGAGCCGACAGCTCTGGTCCAAGCAGAGGGAGGTCCGTGTGCAGTGATAGCACCAGTTCAAGCTTTTATACTGAAAGAATTACTACTAGAAAGCGATATCACTAGTTGGAAAGAGGTCGGAACCGAACAGTGTAACTTCTTGCTGGTAAAGGCAATGACGGAAATAGTAGCACGTGCCGCGGACAGCCTGCAACCTAGATACTGTATAGTTCGAACAATGGGACCGCAAGGGTACGGCACGACATCTATGAATTGTGAAAACATTTCGAACAAGGTACCAGACCTGAAATCTCCTGaggaaaataagaagaatgaCCAACACCACCAGGAGACAACAAACTCAATGGAAAATAGACTGGAGCTAGAACccgacatttttcattcgcaatTGAG gataTTCACGATTGATAATATGgatgagttgaaaaaatacttcACTGACCAAATTGATATGATGAAAAATCAGTTTGGCATTTTATTATTCCTATACACGGTAGTTTGTACGAAAGGTCTTGCAGGAATGCAATCAGAAATGTCTGACCCCATGGAGCCACTCATAGACTCGACTTACGGCTACGGCAGTCAAAGTTTGATCAACTTAATGCTTACTGGGCGCGCGGTCAGCCACGTATGGGACCATGATCAAGATGTTGGAGGGCTTA AACTTCAAGGTATAGACAAGCAGAACTCGGTTGGTTTTTTAGCCTTTTTAGAGCACCTGAGATATTGCGAAGTTGGAACATTTCTAAAGGCCCCTTCGCATCCGATATGGGTTCTTGGTTCTGATACACATCTAACTGTACTATTTTCCTCTGAAAGAAGGCTGGTGAGTCCTGAAACACCTGCGGATCAGGCTCGGAGGGTATTCAAGAAGTTTGACCCCGaaggaaataattttatatcatCCAATCTGTTGCAAGATGTCCTTGCCGAACTCGATCTCGTAGCTGACACAGAGTA tGTTGAGataatgaggaaaaaattggaCAGCGAATCTCTAGGAATTATTCTGCTAGCAGCTTTCatggatgaattttttcccgaAGATCCTCGTACTTGTCCTGACACATTTGTGTTGTTCCACTACAACGGTTTGCCACGAAGCAACCTAGAAAACAAAGTCACATATCGGAGAGGACAAGCTGTGCTGCTAGAATGTACAGTCAAATGTATTTTAGATAGCAATCCGATGTTGACGGTATTGCAAACTAAATGGCCGAGCATCGAGGTACAGTGGGACAAAGAACAGACACCCAGTGTCAACTAg
- the LOC107221404 gene encoding ubiquitin carboxyl-terminal hydrolase MINDY-3 homolog isoform X2: MGSFCQIRRLQTVVSSNDEPTALVQAEGGPCAVIAPVQAFILKELLLESDITSWKEVGTEQCNFLLVKAMTEIVARAADSLQPRYCIVRTMGPQGYGTTSMNCENISNKVPDLKSPEENKKNDQHHQETTNSMENRLELEPDIFHSQLRIFTIDNMDELKKYFTDQIDMMKNQFGILLFLYTVVCTKGLAGMQSEMSDPMEPLIDSTYGYGSQSLINLMLTGRAVSHVWDHDQDVGGLKLQGIDKQNSVGFLAFLEHLRYCEVGTFLKAPSHPIWVLGSDTHLTVLFSSERRLVSPETPADQARRVFKKFDPEGNNFISSNLLQDVLAELDLVADTEYVEIMRKKLDSESLGIILLAAFMDEFFPEDPRTCPDTFVLFHYNGLPRSNLENKVTYRRGQAVLLECTVKCILDSNPMLTVLQTKWPSIEVQWDKEQTPSVN; encoded by the exons ATGGGGTCCTTCTGTCAAATACGACGTCTTCAAACAGTGGTCTCAAG caatgaCGAGCCGACAGCTCTGGTCCAAGCAGAGGGAGGTCCGTGTGCAGTGATAGCACCAGTTCAAGCTTTTATACTGAAAGAATTACTACTAGAAAGCGATATCACTAGTTGGAAAGAGGTCGGAACCGAACAGTGTAACTTCTTGCTGGTAAAGGCAATGACGGAAATAGTAGCACGTGCCGCGGACAGCCTGCAACCTAGATACTGTATAGTTCGAACAATGGGACCGCAAGGGTACGGCACGACATCTATGAATTGTGAAAACATTTCGAACAAGGTACCAGACCTGAAATCTCCTGaggaaaataagaagaatgaCCAACACCACCAGGAGACAACAAACTCAATGGAAAATAGACTGGAGCTAGAACccgacatttttcattcgcaatTGAG gataTTCACGATTGATAATATGgatgagttgaaaaaatacttcACTGACCAAATTGATATGATGAAAAATCAGTTTGGCATTTTATTATTCCTATACACGGTAGTTTGTACGAAAGGTCTTGCAGGAATGCAATCAGAAATGTCTGACCCCATGGAGCCACTCATAGACTCGACTTACGGCTACGGCAGTCAAAGTTTGATCAACTTAATGCTTACTGGGCGCGCGGTCAGCCACGTATGGGACCATGATCAAGATGTTGGAGGGCTTA AACTTCAAGGTATAGACAAGCAGAACTCGGTTGGTTTTTTAGCCTTTTTAGAGCACCTGAGATATTGCGAAGTTGGAACATTTCTAAAGGCCCCTTCGCATCCGATATGGGTTCTTGGTTCTGATACACATCTAACTGTACTATTTTCCTCTGAAAGAAGGCTGGTGAGTCCTGAAACACCTGCGGATCAGGCTCGGAGGGTATTCAAGAAGTTTGACCCCGaaggaaataattttatatcatCCAATCTGTTGCAAGATGTCCTTGCCGAACTCGATCTCGTAGCTGACACAGAGTA tGTTGAGataatgaggaaaaaattggaCAGCGAATCTCTAGGAATTATTCTGCTAGCAGCTTTCatggatgaattttttcccgaAGATCCTCGTACTTGTCCTGACACATTTGTGTTGTTCCACTACAACGGTTTGCCACGAAGCAACCTAGAAAACAAAGTCACATATCGGAGAGGACAAGCTGTGCTGCTAGAATGTACAGTCAAATGTATTTTAGATAGCAATCCGATGTTGACGGTATTGCAAACTAAATGGCCGAGCATCGAGGTACAGTGGGACAAAGAACAGACACCCAGTGTCAACTAg
- the LOC107221406 gene encoding ell-associated factor Eaf isoform X1, with translation MAEKLGLGPEIRELKLGPSFTNKKSTAFHTLKYDFKPASVDVSKMAQVDVGSNNTMTVTVPHLDGAGTPHTVFKGSQRPYHKECVLIIDRVTGEVTLEKLSSNIQVKKTRTEPKSQSFLSIPGQNSNNRPFTPVENKKSPTHGRANGRTKVATGRKKEPMVQLHPKQHSPLQASPYHGKSPPNIPSNSSPVPPSIAQSTLASLPMIGLDNDDFALSSMMTPAQPSHGSAPPRTETPVIREITLEESAPATESDERALSDSSSSSSSSDSSDSDSDAENIPVPMTTNACSNSIYLLSGHANGMSASPSLSMPDNLLKDDLQLSESGSESD, from the exons ATGGCCGAGAAACTTGGCCTCGGCCCTGAGATTCGGGAGCTTAAGCTGGGTCCCAGTTTTACTAACAAGAAGTCGACCGCGTTCCACACACTTAAGT ATGACTTCAAACCAGCCAGTGTGGACGTATCTAAGATGGCACAAGTTGACGTTGGATCGAATAATACCATGACTGTAACTGTGCCACACTTAGATGGTGCTGGAACACCTCATACTGTCTTCAAGGGCTCCCAGCGACCGTATCACAAGGAGTGTGTATTGATAATAGATCGTGTCACAGGGGAAGTAACACTCGAGAAGTTGTCATCGAATatacaagtgaaaaaaacgcG AACCGAGCCTAAGAGTCAATCATTTCTGAGTATTCCTGGGCAAAACAGCAACAACCGCCCTTTCACGCCGGTTGAAAACAAGAAAAGCCCGACTCACGGTAGGGCCAATGGAAGAACCAAAGTGGCTACcgggagaaagaaagaaccCATGGTTCAGCTACATCCAAAACAACACAGCCCGCTTCAAGCGTCACCTTATCATGGAAAAAGCCCCCCAAACATACCAAGCAACAG TTCTCCTGTGCCGCCTTCCATTGCACAGTCAACTTTGGCCAGTCTTCCAATGATTGGTTTAGACAACGACGACTTTGCTTTGTCTTCTATGATGACGCCCGCTCAACCCTCACACGGTTCGGCACCACCCAGGACTGAAACTCCAGTTATTCGGGAAATAACTCTGGAGGAAAGCGCTCCTGCTACTGAAAGTGATGAACGAGCTCTCAGCGACTCAAGTTCTAGTAGCTCCAGCTCTGATAGCTCTGACAGTGATTCGGATGCCGAAAACATACCAGTTCCGATGACTACTAATG CTTGTTCAAACTCTATTTATCTACTTTCAGGACATGCAAACGGCATGTCAGCATCTCCCTCGTTGTCAATGCCTGATAATTTGCTTAAGGATGATCTACAATTGTCTGAATCTGGATCAGAGAGTGACTAA
- the LOC107221379 gene encoding signal peptidase complex subunit 1 produces the protein MDFFDSLPTHMDYDGQARAEKLSRVIVTLFGVVGLVWGYAIQQFSQTIYILGAGFVLAGIVTIPPWPMYRRKPLDWQKPQPEVPTKFKKKK, from the exons atgGATTTCTTTGACTCCCTGCCAACACACATG GACTATGACGGGCAAGCCAGGGCAGAAAAACTCTCCAGGGTAATTGTCACATTGTTTGGA GTGGTTGGGCTTGTTTGGGGTTATGCAATACAGCAATTTTCCCAAACTATTTACATTTTGGGGGCAGGTTTTGTTTTGGCTGGCATAGTCACGATTCCGCCATGGCCAATGTATCGTCGCAAGCCTCTAGACTGGCAGAAGCCTCAACCTGAAGTGCCAACAAAGtttaagaagaagaaataa
- the LOC107221406 gene encoding ell-associated factor Eaf isoform X2, with protein MAEKLGLGPEIRELKLGPSFTNKKSTAFHTLKYDFKPASVDVSKMAQVDVGSNNTMTVTVPHLDGAGTPHTVFKGSQRPYHKECVLIIDRVTGEVTLEKLSSNIQVKKTRTEPKSQSFLSIPGQNSNNRPFTPVENKKSPTHGRANGRTKVATGRKKEPMVQLHPKQHSPLQASPYHGKSPPNIPSNSSPVPPSIAQSTLASLPMIGLDNDDFALSSMMTPAQPSHGSAPPRTETPVIREITLEESAPATESDERALSDSSSSSSSSDSSDSDSDAENIPVPMTTNGHANGMSASPSLSMPDNLLKDDLQLSESGSESD; from the exons ATGGCCGAGAAACTTGGCCTCGGCCCTGAGATTCGGGAGCTTAAGCTGGGTCCCAGTTTTACTAACAAGAAGTCGACCGCGTTCCACACACTTAAGT ATGACTTCAAACCAGCCAGTGTGGACGTATCTAAGATGGCACAAGTTGACGTTGGATCGAATAATACCATGACTGTAACTGTGCCACACTTAGATGGTGCTGGAACACCTCATACTGTCTTCAAGGGCTCCCAGCGACCGTATCACAAGGAGTGTGTATTGATAATAGATCGTGTCACAGGGGAAGTAACACTCGAGAAGTTGTCATCGAATatacaagtgaaaaaaacgcG AACCGAGCCTAAGAGTCAATCATTTCTGAGTATTCCTGGGCAAAACAGCAACAACCGCCCTTTCACGCCGGTTGAAAACAAGAAAAGCCCGACTCACGGTAGGGCCAATGGAAGAACCAAAGTGGCTACcgggagaaagaaagaaccCATGGTTCAGCTACATCCAAAACAACACAGCCCGCTTCAAGCGTCACCTTATCATGGAAAAAGCCCCCCAAACATACCAAGCAACAG TTCTCCTGTGCCGCCTTCCATTGCACAGTCAACTTTGGCCAGTCTTCCAATGATTGGTTTAGACAACGACGACTTTGCTTTGTCTTCTATGATGACGCCCGCTCAACCCTCACACGGTTCGGCACCACCCAGGACTGAAACTCCAGTTATTCGGGAAATAACTCTGGAGGAAAGCGCTCCTGCTACTGAAAGTGATGAACGAGCTCTCAGCGACTCAAGTTCTAGTAGCTCCAGCTCTGATAGCTCTGACAGTGATTCGGATGCCGAAAACATACCAGTTCCGATGACTACTAATG GACATGCAAACGGCATGTCAGCATCTCCCTCGTTGTCAATGCCTGATAATTTGCTTAAGGATGATCTACAATTGTCTGAATCTGGATCAGAGAGTGACTAA